The nucleotide window TGTAGCTCCTTGAGGTATTTCTATTTCTGGATTTACCAACCATGTTTTACTTTCTTTATTTCCATTTGGAAACACTTTTAGAATTGAAATTTCTACAATTCTATCTGTTGCTATATTAACACCTGTTGTTTCTAAATCGAAAAATACAATAGGTTTTGTTAGGTTTAAATTCATATTGAGGTTTGGTTAATTCTTAAACTTGCATTTAAAAATTATATTTTTTTTAAGTTTTTTATTCTTTGTTTAATTCTGTTTTAAAATCGTCTAGTTTTTCTACTAGCTTACTAGATAATTTAGGTGCTTCAAAATTACACTTCTCCAATTCTTTTAGCAATATTTCAGCAAAAATTAAACGAGCTGTAGGTTTATCATCTGCAGGAATTACAAACCAAGGTGCATTTTCTTCTGAAGTGTTATTTAGAACATCTTCATAACAGGTTTGATACTCATCCCAAAGCTTGCGTTCCTTTAAATCACTTGGAGAAAACTTCCAGTTCTTTTCTGGTAAATTTAGTCTTCTTAATAGTCGGTTTTTTTGCTCGTCCTTAGAAAGGTTTAAGAAAAACTTTAAAACTTTTGTTCCGTTTTTCACCAAATGGTTTTCAAACTGATTGATTCTATCCATTCTATTTAAATAGAAATCATCATTTAAATCTTCTAAACTATTTACAGTTGGTATGTTTTCTGAAAATATATATTCTGGATGCACTCTAGTTACCAAAACGTTTTCATAATGCGTTCTATTAAAAACACCAATTTTGCCTTTTTCTGGTAATACAATATAGTGTCTCCACAAAAAATCGTGTTTCAACTCTAATTCTGTAGGTACTTTAAAGCTATGCACTTCTACGCCTCTTGCATTTACATCTTTAAAGACCTCTCTTATTAAGCTATCTTTACCTGAAGTATCCATGCCTTGTAAACAGATTAAAAAACCATATTTACCTTCTGCATACATTGTATCCTGTAATTCAGCTATTTTTTTACGAAGCTTTTTTAAACTTTTTTTAGCATCATTAATGACCTCTTTCGTCTCAAACTGAGCTAGTTTAACCTTATTTTCTACTTTATATTTTTCTAGTTGCATTCGTAAATAAATTATTCTTTAAATATAAAGAAATTAGTACTTCTAACCTCGTTTTTAGGACAAGGTTTTACTGAAATTAGTCTTAATATTTTCTTAATTATTTATATCTGAAAATAACTAACTTTACAGCATTGATATTAAATTGATTAAAATAATTTTTAATGAGATACCTAGTTTGTTTAGTTGTACTTCTTCTTTTTTCTTGTGAAAGTGAAATTCGAGAAAAAGAAGTGATTAGTGTAGCAGGAAAAAGTTTAAAGGCTATAAACCACACCTTTTATAATTATTTATATGAAAATCAGCCAGCTACAAGAACACATACTTCTAATTTGACCATAAGTGATGATAAAATTATGGCAATTAACAATACTGTGTTTCATTATTTTAATGAAGATCTTTCTAAAAACTACACCTACACTACTAATTATAGTTATTCTTATAACTCT belongs to Polaribacter dokdonensis and includes:
- a CDS encoding PPK2 family polyphosphate kinase; its protein translation is MQLEKYKVENKVKLAQFETKEVINDAKKSLKKLRKKIAELQDTMYAEGKYGFLICLQGMDTSGKDSLIREVFKDVNARGVEVHSFKVPTELELKHDFLWRHYIVLPEKGKIGVFNRTHYENVLVTRVHPEYIFSENIPTVNSLEDLNDDFYLNRMDRINQFENHLVKNGTKVLKFFLNLSKDEQKNRLLRRLNLPEKNWKFSPSDLKERKLWDEYQTCYEDVLNNTSEENAPWFVIPADDKPTARLIFAEILLKELEKCNFEAPKLSSKLVEKLDDFKTELNKE